Proteins from a genomic interval of Capsicum annuum cultivar UCD-10X-F1 chromosome 4, UCD10Xv1.1, whole genome shotgun sequence:
- the LOC107867183 gene encoding protein DCL homolog, chloroplastic, whose amino-acid sequence MAAPLLLRSLPLLRLRLSYQRHHYPPSFVLLSPKLFSAASDSAQPSDAAALSAKDPPKYPRWPDPNYRKWKDQETQILKEIEPVIFLAKEIIHSDRYMDGERLTAEDEKIVVDKLLAYHPHCEDKIGCGLDSIMVDRHPQFRRSRCLFVVRTDGGWIDFSYQKCLRQFVRDKYPSYAERFIKEHFKRGS is encoded by the exons atggctGCTCCATTACTCCTTCGAAGTCTACCACTTCTCCGGCTCCGTTTAAGCTATCAGCGCCACCACTATCCTCCTAGCTTCGTTTTACTTTCTCCCAAGCTGTTTTCAGCTGCTTCCGATTCGGCTCAGCCGTCCGACGCCGCCGCGTTAAGCGCTAAGGACCCGCCAAAGTACCCGAGATGGCCTGACCCGAATTACAGAAAATGGAAAGACCAGGAAACTCAGATACTCAAGGAAATTGAGCCTGTTATTTTTCTCGCTAAAGAAATTATCCACTCCGATAG GTATATGGATGGAGAACGGTTGACAGCAGAAGATGAGAAAATAGTGGTAGACAAGCTTCTTGCTTATCATCCCCATTGTGAAGATAAAATTGGATGTGGCCTCGACTCAATTATG GTTGATCGACATCCACAGTTCAGACGATCTAGGTGTCTCTTTGTCGTAAGAACAGACGGTGGATGGATAGACTTTTCCTATCAGAAGTGTCTGAGACAGTTCGTTCGAGATAAGTACCCTTCTTATGCCGAGAGATTCATAAAAGAACACTTCAAACGTGGTAGTTGA
- the LOC107867182 gene encoding F-box protein At1g47056, with protein MGQSASTVAAVAGNHNRIKFRSSPPVISPTMKDSDGDDSDVVVGVSDVGGYDYSSNIPDECLASIFHFLSSGDRKSCSLVCRRWLRVEGQSRHRLSLNAQAELFAVVSVIFTRFDSVTKLALKCDRRSASIGDEALVVISLRCRNLTRLKLRSCRELTDAGMEAFAKNCNGLKKLSCGSCAFGAKGMNAVLNNCSGLEELSVKRLRGITDGATAEPIGPGVAGGSLRVICLKELYNGQCFGPLIIGSTNLRTLKLFRCSGDWDKILEVIAEKVSGLVEIHLERLQVSDTGLTAISKSSILEILHLVKTPECTNNGLKIVAENCKLLRKLHIDGWKTNRISDEGLIAVAKHCPNLQELVLIGVNPTCASLEKLATNCLNLERLALCGSETVGDPELSCIAAKCVALRKLCIKSCPVSDQGMEALAHGCPNLVKVKVKKCRLVTSESADWLRTTRGTVSVNLDTPEPENPDASASDGGVPEVGNENGQVAGQVRGGVNIASSSTGRSNSFKARLGLTTGRNLVACTFRRWSSFGGSSSSRNN; from the coding sequence atgggTCAGTCAGCTTCCACCGTTGCCGCCGTCGCCGGAAATCATAACCGTATCAAATTCCGATCATCGCCGCCTGTGATTTCTCCGACCATGAAAGACAGCGACGGCGACGACAGCGATGTTGTTGTCGGTGTTTCCGATGTCGGAGGTTATGATTATAGTTCTAATATTCCTGATGAATGTTTAGCTTCCATTTTCCATTTTCTTAGCTCAGGTGATAGGAAGAGTTGTTCGCTTGTTTGTCGTCGTTGGCTTAGGGTTGAGGGGCAAAGTCGTCATCGTCTTTCGCTTAATGCACAAGCGGAGCTTTTTGCGGTTGTGTCGGTGATTTTTACGCGGTTTGATTCGGTGACGAAACTTGCTTTGAAATGTGACCGTAGATCTGCGAGTATTGGGGATGAGGCGTTGGTGGTGATATCTCTGCGGTGCAGGAATTTGACTCGTTTGAAGCTCCGGTCATGTAGGGAACTTACGGATGCTGGAATGGAAGCTTTTGCGAAGAATTGTAACGGTTTGAAGAAGTTATCTTGTGGATCTTGTGCTTTTGGTGCTAAAGGGATGAACGCTGTGTTGAATAATTGCTCGGGTTTAGAAGAGTTGTCGGTAAAACGGCTCAGGGGGATTACAGATGGAGCCACAGCGGAGCCGATTGGTCCGGGTGTTGCTGGGGGGTCATTGAGAGTTATTTGTTTGAAGGAACTGTATAATGGACAGTGTTTTGGGCCGTTGATTATTGGATCGACGAATTTGCGGACGTTGAAGCTTTTTCGATGTTCTGGTGATTGGGATAAGATTCTTGAAGTGATTGCTGAGAAGGTTAGCGGGCTTGTTGAGATTCATCTTGAGAGGCTTCAGGTCAGTGACACTGGTCTTACTGCTATTTCGAAAAGTTCTATTCTTGAGATATTGCACCTTGTTAAAACGCCTGAATGTACTAATAATGGTCTAAAGATTGTTGCTGAAAACTGTAAGCTTTTAAGGAAGCTTCACATTGATGGGTGGAAGACTAATAGGATAAGTGATGAGGGGTTAATTGCTGTGGCAAAACATTGTCCTAATTTACAAGAATTGGTTTTAATCGGGGTGAATCCAACGTGTGCTAGTTTGGAGAAGTTGGCTACGAATTGTTTGAATTTAGAGAGATTAGCTTTATGTGGAAGTGAAACTGTTGGAGATCCAGAACTGTCGTGCATAGCTGCAAAATGTGTTGCATTAAGAAAGCTGTGTATAAAGAGTTGCCCGGTATCTGATCAGGGTATGGAAGCACTTGCTCATGGATGTCCAAATTTGGTAAAAGTAAAGGTTAAGAAATGTAGATTGGTGACTTCTGAAAGTGCGGATTGGTTGCGGACGACTAGGGGTACTGTTTCTGTGAACTTGGATACACCTGAACCTGAAAATCCTGATGCAAGCGCCAGTGATGGTGGTGTGCCTGAAGTTGGGAATGAGAATGGACAAGTGGCTGGCCAAGTAAGAGGTGGTGTAAATATTGCATCAAGCAGTACAGGGAGGTCAAACTCCTTTAAGGCCAGGCTAGGACTTACAACAGGAAGGAATCTGGTAGCTTGCACATTCAGACGGTGGTCGAGCTTTGGTGGGAGTTCCAGTTCCagaaataattag